From Amycolatopsis sp. WQ 127309:
GCATCGCCGCCGTTGGGGTAGCCGACGGAGGCGTAAGCCGCCCGCGTGCGGTGCAGGACGCACGTGTCGCTCGGCGTCTGCCGGACCGAACGAGCCGGAACGGCGAAGTTGGTGATGGAGGCACACGGGTGACCCGGGACGGAATCCAGTTGCAGTCGGAGGCATTGCCGAGATGGGGGGTGAAGTACGCCTCGTTGTTGTCGGCCCACGAACAGGACTGCCAGTACAGCGCGCTGTTTCCGGGAGCGTACTGGTACGCCGCTGCACACGTGCCCGAACCCGGCTCGGTGGCCGGGCACGACGGCAACCCGCGAAACCGGTGCCCGGTTTAGCCGCGCCTCCGGCTGTCACCTGATCGGCCGCAGCGGCTAGAGCAGTTTCCAGGCCTGGGTCAGGGTGTCGCGCAGGATCTGCTCCATCTCGTCGAACTGGCGCTGGTCGCAGATCAGCGGCGGCGACAGCTGCACGACCGGCTCGGCGCGGTCGTCGGCGCGGCAGTACAGGCCGGCCTCGAACAGCGCGTCCGACAGGAAACCGCGCAGCACGCGCTCGGATTCCGCCGCGCTGAACGTCTCTTTGGTCGCCTTGTCCTTGACCAGCTCGATGCCGTAGAAGAACCCCGCGCCGCGGACGTCGCCCACGATCGGCAGGTCGGTCAGCTTGTCCAAAGTGGACCGGAACGCGGACTCGTTCGCCAGCACGTGGCCGTAGAGGTCTTCGCGCTCCATCAGGTCGAGGTTGGCCAGCGCCACCGCGCACGACACCGGGTGCCCGCCGTAGGTCGAGCCGTGCATGAACGTCGTGGCGCCGCGGGTGAACGGGTCCATCAGCCGCTCGCTCGCGAGCACCGCGCCCAGCGGCGCGTACCCGGACGTCAGGCCCTTCGCCGTCGTGATGATGTCCGGCTGGTAGCCGTAGCGCTTGGCGGCGAAGTCGTATCCGACCCGGCCGAACGCGCAGATCACCTCGTCCGACACCAGCAGGACGTCGTGCTTGTCGCAGATCTCGCGGACGCGCTCGAAATAACCGGGCGGCGGGACGAAGCAGCCGCCGGTGTTCTGCACCGGCTCGAGGAAGACGGCGGCGACGGTGTCCGCGCCCTCGAACTCGATGGCCTGCTCGATCTGGTCGGCGGCCCAGCGGCCGTAGGCGGCGTAGTCGTCGGCGTGCTCGGTGGCGCGGTAGAAGTTCGTGTTGGGCACGCGCATCGTGCTCGGCACCAGCGGCTCGAAGTCGGCCTTCGCGCCGGGGATGCCGGTGATCGACAGCGCACCCTGCGAGGTGCCGTGGTAGGCCAGCGCGCGGCTGATCACCTTGTGCTTGGTCGGTTTCCCGACGAGCTTGAAGTACTGCTTGGCGAGCTTCCACGCCGTTTCGACCGACTCGCCGCCGCTCACGGTGAAGAACACGCGGTTCAGGTCGCCGGGCGACGCGGCGGCCAGCCGCTCGGCCAGCTCGATCGCCGACGGGTGCGCGTGACCCCACAGCGGGAAGTACGCGAGCTGTTTCGTCTGACGCGCGGCGGCTTCGGCGAGCTCCTCGCGGCCGTGGCCGACCTGGACCGCGAACAAGCCGGCGAGCCCGTCCAGGTACCGCTTCCCGCGGGCGTCCCAGATGTAGGCGCCTTCGCCGCGCACGATCACCGGGACGTCGGTGGTGTCGTAAGCGGAATGGCGGGTGAAGTGCATCCAGAGGTTGCTGCGGGCGGACTGGGCGAGAGCCGCGGCGTCGACGGTGGCGGCCGGGTCGGCAGTTGTGGTCATGGCTCGGTTATCGCACGCGCCATCGACGTTACGCAAGCGATCCGGTCGCCGTCACCATCATCAACAACTAATTATCGACCAAAGGAGCGATCTTGCCTTCGGATTTAGTCGTCACGGTCAGCGAGTGCCCCACTGGTAAGTCTGTTTCCGCAGCTTGAGGTAGACCATCGCCTCCGCGTGCCGGACGCCCGGCAGCGCGCGGATGCGCGTCGAGATCAGCTCGAGCAGGGCCTCATCGTCGGCGCAGACGGCTTCGCAGAGCACGTCGTAGCGCCCGGCACAGAGGATCACGTAGGCGATCTCGTCCATCTCGGCCAGTGCGTCGCCGACCGGTTCGAGCGGACCGTCCACCGTGATCGCGATCATCGCCTGCCGGAACAGCCCGACCTGCAACGGATCCGAGACGGCGACGATCTGGATGACACCGGAGTCCGACAGCCGCTGCACCCGCTGGCGCACCGCGGCCTCGGACAGGCCGACGGCCTTGCCGATGGTCGCGTACGCGCGCCGGCCGTCCTCCTGCAGTTGCGCGATGATCTGCCGCGAGATGTCGTCGAGCACCGGCGGCGCCGGCCGGCTGGGGATGTCCTGGCTGCTCACGCCCGGGATCATCCCTGACGCGGGCGACGCGAGGCAAACCCGGCGATTCGATCACGGATGGTCACCGAATACGAAAGCACTGACGATCACAGACAACGGATTTAGTCGAATTCGTGGCGTTGACAACACCGAATCAGTGCTGTTCCATCCGTCGCACCTTGCCCCGGCCGGAGGGAACGCCCATGCCCCGCACCCCTGTCCCGCCCAGCACCGCGACGGCCACCACCCCCGCCGGACCCCGCACGCTCACCCGCTCCATCGGCGTCGGCGGCGGCACGCTGCTCACGCTCAGCTGCGTGACGCCGGCGTCGTCCCTGTTCGTCCTGGTGCCCCCGCTGTTCGGCGACCTCGGCACCGGCACCGCGCTCACCATCACCCTCGCCGTGCTGCTCTGCGTCGGCGTCGCCTTTTGCTACTCCGAGCTGGGCACCCTGGTCCCGAGCGCGGGCGGCGAATACGCCATGGTGACCACCGTCGCGAACCGGTTCGCCGGCTGGCTGACGTTCATGCTGTCGGTGATCGTCATCCTCGTCGTGCCGCCGATCATCGCCATCGGCGTCGCGGACTACCTCGCCGCGGCCGTCGCCATCGACCCGTCGGTGGCCGGCGCGATCGTGATGCTGGCGGCGACCGTGATGGGCTTGCTCAACCTGCGCTCCAACGCCTGGATCACCGGGATCTTCCTGGTCATCGAACTGGTCGCCATCTTCGTCGTTGCGCTGCTCGGCTTCACGCACACCTCACAGAGCCCGGCCGTGCTGGTCGAGCCGAGCCTCGGCACCGGTGGGATCGGGCCGATCGCGGTGATCGCCGGGCTCGCCGTCGCGCTGTTCGTCGTGCAGGGCTTCAGCACGGCCGTCTACCTCGCCGAGGAGATGCGGGAACCGCGCCGGACCGTCGTCCGGACGGTGTTCTGGACGCTCGGCGTCAGCGCGCTGGTCATCCTGGTCCCGGTCGTCGCGATCACCCTCGCCGTGCCGGACGCCGCGTCGCTCGCCGGGCTCGACCTGAGCGCGCTCGTCACGAGCTGGAGCAACTCGGGCGTCGGCGTCGCGATCAGCCTGTGCATCGCGGCGGCGATCGTGAACGCCGTGATCGTCATGGTCATCCAGAACTCGCGGGTGCTGTTCGCCTCGGCCCGCGACCGGGCCTGGCCGGAGCCGGTGAACCGCGCGATGAGCGTGGTCGGGCGCCGGTACGGCTCGCCGTGGGTGGCCACGCTGGTGACGGGGCTGTCCGAGGCCGTCCTGTGCTTCGTGCCGGTGGACACGCTCAACGGCGTCACCGGGGTCGCCGTCGTCGCGCTCTACCTCAGCGTCGCGGCCGCCGCGCTCGGCGCCCGCCGGGCCGCGCACCGGAAGCCGCACGTCTGGCGGATGCCGGCGTGGCCGGTCGTGCCGGTGCTCGCCGTCGCCGCGCTGGTCTACATCCTGGTCGAGCAGAGCGCCCTCGACCTGGGCATCACGACCGGGGTGCTGCTGGTGGCGGCGCTGTACTGGTGGGGTTACCTGCGCCGGCGTCCGGAGCGGTGGGTTGTGACGGTGCCGCGGGACTAGGCCTTCGGGCCGCCGCCGCCGCGCAGGAAGCGCAGCCCGACGACGATCACGGCGAGCAGGCCGACGACGGCGACCACGATCCAGACCCAGCCGGGGAAGCTGCTGGTGTCCACACCGACGACGGGGGCCGGCGAGGTGGGCGCGGCCTCGGTGATCGCCGCGCGCGTCGCCGGCGCCGCAGAAGCCGCGGCCGTGAGGGTGAAGTGGAGAGTGCCGGTGACGTTGTCGCCGTCCTTCGCGATGACCTTCCAGGTCAGCGTGTAGGCCTGGGCGGGCCCGGCCGGCGTCACCGGCGCGGTCACGACGTTGCCGGCCGCCACCGGGGTGCTGACCGGCCAGGCGGTGCCGTCGCGGCCGGTGATCTTCACGGCGTCCGGGGGCAGCGTGACCGGCTCCTCGAACGTGAGCTGGACCTGCGACGGCGCCTCGGCCAGCGACGCGCCTTCCGCGGGCGAGCTCGACGTCAGCTCGGTGTGGGCCGACGCCGGCGGCGTGAGCAGCAGGAGCACGGCGGCGGAGGCGAGCACAGCGGTCAGGGCGCGGCGGATCATTCGGACATCCTGCCCTATCCGGTTCGTGCACTGTTCGTGTCCACCTGTGCAGCGGTGGGGGTGTCGCTGGTCTCCGGGCGGCCCATTGGTCAAGATGGACGCCTGGGTGGCGTAGGGAAGGACCTCCATGGCGACAGTGCGCGACGAGGCCGACGCGCGGCGGCAGCTGCGCGCGCAGCAGCGGCAGGAGCAGCAGGACCAGCACGAACCGCGGGAGAAGGCCTCGACCGTCGCGAAGCCGGAAGGCGCCGGCTCGGCCACGCTCGTCGCCGACGGCGGTGACGTGCTCGCGCTGGACTACGCCGAGATCGCCGCCGCGCAGAAGGCGCTCGACGAGCGGTACCAGGAGGTCGCCCGCTACCTCGGCAACGCCCAGGACCTGGGCGTCCCGCTCGCCGACGGCAAGGGGCCGGTCTCGCACTGGATGCGCGCGTCGTTCGGGCTGCGCGGGGGCGCCGAGGCCGGTGGCGTGCAGACGGCGTTGCAGTCCTACCTGACCGAACTGGCTTCGCTGCGACAGGCGCTCGACACCGTCGCCGCTTCGCACCGCCGCAACGACGAAGAAGCCGCAGCCACGCTGGCGGCGAGCGCGGGGGCGCAGGATGCCTGACTACCACTCCACGAACCACGAGCCGACGAAGCGCGAGAAGGCGAAGGCGCGGCGCGTCCGCCGGGAGAAGATCGCGAACCGGCAAGAGGACGCCTTCGGGCGGATCAACTGGGACAGCTACGACCACCGCGAGATGTGGGACATGGTCCAGTCGGCCGACCCGCCGAAGCTCGGCGAGCAGGCGCACCGGTGGGCCGAGCTCGCCAAGGGCGTCGACACGGCCACCGGCGACGTCCACGCGACGGTGCAGAAGCTGCTGCTGTCGTGGCGGGGGCCGTCGGCCGCGCAGGCCGCGGACTCGATCCAGAAGCTGACGGGCTGGGCCGCGACGGCGGGTGAGAACGCCCGGAGCATCGGCGACGGCCTCGACACCTACACCTCGGCGATCGGCGAGGCCCGGCGGAAGATGCCGGAGCCGGTGCACTACTGGGCCGAGCGGTGGTTCCAGGAGGGCTACGCCGTCAAGCGGCTGGACGGCCCCGAGGGCACCTACATGCTGAACGACCTGCTCGACGACAAGCTCCCCACGAAGAAGCAGGCCGACGACGCGAAGGCCGAAGCCGTGCGCGTGATGGAGCAGTACGAAGGGGCGAGCCACGAGGTCCGGCACCGCCTCCCGCCGGCGTTCGACGCCGCGCCGCAGGTGAGCGCGAACGGTGAGGACCCGGTGGTGCCCCGCGTGCCTCCCGCGCCTTCGCCTTTGCCTTCACCCACGCCGTCGCCGTCTCCTACGCCTTCGCCCGGCCCGGACCACGGCTCCGGCGGCCTGCCGGACGACTCGACGACGACCGCGGGCGTGCTGCCGGGCACGCTCACCGGGTCCGTGCCCGGCGGGGTCGGCGGACTGCCCGGGCTTTCCGGTCTCGACGGCGTGATCGGCGCGGGCGGCCCCGGTTCCGGCTCGGTCCCCGGCTTCGCGGGCATGCCGGGCTTGACGGGCAGCGGCGCCAGCGCCGGTGCTGGTGCGGGCACGGGCGGGCTCGGCGAGGGCGAGCGGGCGGGCACGGGCCGGTTCGGCGCCGGAACGTCCGGCTTCGGCCCGGGCGCGACCGGCGGTCGCGGCTCGGCGGGCGGCTACGGCATGTACCCGCCCGGCCAAGGCGGCGCGCGGGGCGAGGACGACACCGAGCACCGCGACAAGTACGCCAACGGTTACGACCTGCTGGACGACCTGCCCCCGGCCTACCCCCCGGTGTTCGGCGAATGACCGGGTTCCACGCCGACCCGGCCGCCCTGGACGCCTTGGCGGTGCGCCTGGTGGACACGGCCGACGAGTTCGCGGCGGCGTCGGCCGACGTCGAGGCGACGGCAAGCGGCGACCTCGGCCCCCCGACGGTCGCGGCCGCACTCACCGCGCTGACCGGCGAGTGGTCGGGAAAGATACGAGCCGTGCGAACGGACTACGCGGCAACGGCGGACAGCGTCCACGCGGCGGCGAAAGCGTTCCGCGGCGCGGACGCGAGCGCGGCGGAAGCACTGGGCCGCATCACCGCACAGCCTGGCTCGGACGACCCCGGCCAGACCGCGGCGCAACCCCTCCGGCCCGCCGACGCCGACCAGACCCCCGCCACCGCCCCAAGCCAGACCGCAGCGCAGCCCCTCCAGCCCGCCGATGCCGACCAGGCCCCGGCCACCGCCCCAGGCCAGACCACGACACAACCGCACTGGCCCGCCGAACCCAACCAGGCCCCCGCAACCGACCCCAGCCAGACCACGACGCAACCCCACCAGCCCGCCGACACCGGCCAGACCCTCGGCATCGCCCCCGGCCAGACCGCGGCGCAACCCCTCCGGCCCGCCGACGCCGATCAGGCCCCCGCCACCGCCCCAGGCCAGACCACGACACAACCGCGCTGGCCCGCTCAACTCGACCACGCCCCTGCCACCGCCCCAGGCCAGACCGCGGCGCAACCCCACCAGCCCGCCGACGCCGGCCAGCCCCTCGGCGACAACCTCGGCCGAACCCCCACCCGGCGCACCGACCCCGGCAACACCCACCGGTTCGGCCCGGCCGTTTTCGGCGATTCCGGCCGTGCCGATGGCTGAGTTCCGGGGTCTCGGCTTCGACCCCGTCCCCGGCAGCGCGGACGCCGTCGCCGAAGCGGCCCGTCGCTGCGTCGCGGCCGCCGCGAAGCTCGGCGACGCTCCCACGCCCGGCGAGATCCCCGAGTGGGCCGGCCGGTCCGCGCAGGCCCTCGCCGACCGCGCCGGGCGCACCCGCGCGGGCCTCGACGCCGTGCCCGGAGCGCTCCGCAAGGCCGCCGCCGTCCTCGACGACTGGGCCGGTGTCCTCGCGGCCCACCGCCGTCAGGCCGAAGACCTCGACCACCGGGCCGGCACCGCCCGGCGCGCGGTCGTCGACGCCCAGGACGACGTCGAGCGCGCCGAGACGACCGTCCAGTTCTCCCCTGGCGCGGAAGGCGAACTGACCGCGGCTCGCAGCCGGCTCGCGGCCGCGCAACGGGACCTCGACCGCCTGCTGGACCAGGCTCGCGACCTCGAACGCGTCCACAGCACCGAAGCGGCCCGCGTCGCCGAACGGCTGCGGTCCCTCGGCGACGGCGCCCCGCTGCCCAGCGCACCGGATTTCCGTGGCCTGGCAACCCATCTCGACACGTTCTCCCAAGCCGGTCGCGATCTGGGCGTCACCGTCGCGCGGACGCCCGTCGCGCCCGTCGCGCCGGTCACGCCGCCCGCCGGCGCCGTCGGCGCGTTCACCGCGGCACTGGGTGGCCGGTGAAACTGCCCGCCGTGCCGGGGATCAGCCCGGTGAGCCTGGCCTCGGTCGAGCGCACGACCGCCGAGCTGCACGCGCTGATGGTGCGGCTGCGCGGCCCCGACGCCGCCCGCGACCTGGGCCTGGAAGCCGCGGCCGTGCAGTCCGCCGAGATCGCCCACGAGCAGCGGGCGGGCCTGCTGGCGCTGGTCGAGCGCCGCGACGCCGATCCCGCGCTGCTCATCGCCGGGGTCGTCACGGTCGACGGCCTGCTCGACGAGACCGCCGCCGCGGACCTCGGCCACTTCGTCGCCGACAAGACGCCGGGCATCCGCGAGGTCAGCAGCGCCCGCACCGGCCGCGGCTACCCGGTGGTGATCGTCGAGCGGATCGGCCTGTCGGGTGCGCAGCTGCAGGCCGTCGTGCTCGACCCGGACCGCCCTCGCGCGGCCGTGTTCACCCTGCATTCCCCCGGCGGCCGCGGCTGGCTGGAGGTCGCGGGCCTGGCCGGGACGCTGGTCGCGGGCGTCGACCTGACCCCGGCCGAACCCCGCGCGGGCGCCGCCAGAAGTGCGAGACGCTGATGCGTCAGCCCCGCAGCGCCTGCTCCCGGAACTCGCGCGGCGTCCGCCCGGTGGCGCGGCGGAACGTCCGCGAGAAGTGCGGGGCGCTGATGAACCCGCAGTCGCGCGCGACCTCCGCGATCCCGCGGCCCGCCTTCGCCGGGTCCGCCAGCAGCACCTTGGCCCGCTCGATCCGCAGCCCCTTCAGCCGTTCCGAGACGCCTTGGCCGTCGTCGAACAGCTGGTACAGCCGCCGTCGCGAGATGTACAGCGCTTCGGCGATCCGGTCCGCACTCAACGACTGTTCGCCCAGGTGGGCGCGCATGTACTCCACCGCTTCGCGCCTTCGCGCGGCGAGCGCGTCGACGCGGTCCAATTCGACGCGAAGCGCGCTTCGCAGCACCAGCTCGGCGAGACCGAGCAGGTGGTGGGCCAGGCCGTGCGGGTCCAGCCGCGGGCCCGCCGCCAGGACGTGCGCGACCGCGCCGGCGAACAGCGACCGCAGCGGCGCGGCCACCTCGACGGGCCGGAACATCAGCGGCCGCAGCTCGGCGAACGAGATGGACAGCTTCGCCGCCGCGACGGTCAGCATCACGACGCCGGACGGCTGCAGGTGCAGCGTCGCGTCGGCGAACGTCAGCTTCGCGCCGGACTCGGCGACGGCACGCGGGACCGGGCAGCGCAGCAGCAGCTGGACGCTCTCGGGCGCGGCCGGGCCGCCGAGGATGGCCGCGCGGGCGGCCGCGGCGCCCGAAGCGCGGACGACGAGGTACCCGGTCGCGGGTACGTCGACTGAGTGCGGCTCGGCCATCGGCACCATCGTGCCCGACGGCGGCCGCATCCCACGGGAAGGGGGACCATGGCGCGGCGCACCGCGACGGCGGCGGGAGTGATCCTGTCGCATCTGGAGTTCGATCTCCTCTGGGAGGACCTGGGGCCGGGCGGGCCGCCGCCGTACCCGTTCGACGTGCCGGCGCACGGCGCCACCCACGCCGAGCGCGACGACCTGGGCGTGCGCGTCTTCGCCGGGCTCACCGAGGCCGGTCTCACCGACGGCGACGCCGTCGACCCGGGGCTGGCGGACCTGTTCGTGCTGCTCGGGGCGCCCGCGCTGAGCGTGGACGCGCTGGTGCTCGGCGAGGCGCCGTGGCGGCTGCTGGCCGCCGTCCGGGGCCCGGCCGGGGTACTGGCCGTGCTGGACGAGCGGGACCTGGTGCTGGAACCGATGCGTGCCGCCGACCTGGTGCCGGCGGTGACGCGCATGCTCGGTTCGCTGCCCCCGGGCCCCGGCGAGCAGCTCCGGTTGCCGCGCGCGGCGTACGCGACGGCGATGAACGCGTACGCGCAGTCCGGATACGACGCGTTCGAACGAGCCCTGGGCGCCGCCGGGATCACCGGCCGGTCGATCCGTCCACTCGCGACACTCGTGACGGCGGAGCGCTACGCCGCGGGCCAGCTCGCCGCGACCGGCCCGGCCGGCCGCACGCCGGTGCTGGCCTGGTTCGACACGGCGGCGGGCCGCTACGCCGTC
This genomic window contains:
- a CDS encoding WXG100 family type VII secretion target; this encodes MPDYHSTNHEPTKREKAKARRVRREKIANRQEDAFGRINWDSYDHREMWDMVQSADPPKLGEQAHRWAELAKGVDTATGDVHATVQKLLLSWRGPSAAQAADSIQKLTGWAATAGENARSIGDGLDTYTSAIGEARRKMPEPVHYWAERWFQEGYAVKRLDGPEGTYMLNDLLDDKLPTKKQADDAKAEAVRVMEQYEGASHEVRHRLPPAFDAAPQVSANGEDPVVPRVPPAPSPLPSPTPSPSPTPSPGPDHGSGGLPDDSTTTAGVLPGTLTGSVPGGVGGLPGLSGLDGVIGAGGPGSGSVPGFAGMPGLTGSGASAGAGAGTGGLGEGERAGTGRFGAGTSGFGPGATGGRGSAGGYGMYPPGQGGARGEDDTEHRDKYANGYDLLDDLPPAYPPVFGE
- a CDS encoding Lrp/AsnC family transcriptional regulator, which codes for MSSQDIPSRPAPPVLDDISRQIIAQLQEDGRRAYATIGKAVGLSEAAVRQRVQRLSDSGVIQIVAVSDPLQVGLFRQAMIAITVDGPLEPVGDALAEMDEIAYVILCAGRYDVLCEAVCADDEALLELISTRIRALPGVRHAEAMVYLKLRKQTYQWGTR
- a CDS encoding copper resistance CopC family protein yields the protein MIRRALTAVLASAAVLLLLTPPASAHTELTSSSPAEGASLAEAPSQVQLTFEEPVTLPPDAVKITGRDGTAWPVSTPVAAGNVVTAPVTPAGPAQAYTLTWKVIAKDGDNVTGTLHFTLTAAASAAPATRAAITEAAPTSPAPVVGVDTSSFPGWVWIVVAVVGLLAVIVVGLRFLRGGGGPKA
- a CDS encoding helix-turn-helix transcriptional regulator, with translation MAEPHSVDVPATGYLVVRASGAAAARAAILGGPAAPESVQLLLRCPVPRAVAESGAKLTFADATLHLQPSGVVMLTVAAAKLSISFAELRPLMFRPVEVAAPLRSLFAGAVAHVLAAGPRLDPHGLAHHLLGLAELVLRSALRVELDRVDALAARRREAVEYMRAHLGEQSLSADRIAEALYISRRRLYQLFDDGQGVSERLKGLRIERAKVLLADPAKAGRGIAEVARDCGFISAPHFSRTFRRATGRTPREFREQALRG
- a CDS encoding ESX secretion-associated protein EspG is translated as MARRTATAAGVILSHLEFDLLWEDLGPGGPPPYPFDVPAHGATHAERDDLGVRVFAGLTEAGLTDGDAVDPGLADLFVLLGAPALSVDALVLGEAPWRLLAAVRGPAGVLAVLDERDLVLEPMRAADLVPAVTRMLGSLPPGPGEQLRLPRAAYATAMNAYAQSGYDAFERALGAAGITGRSIRPLATLVTAERYAAGQLAATGPAGRTPVLAWFDTAAGRYAVTPENVGGEPWVMVTPADDAWFADRVTRLTDDAR
- a CDS encoding APC family permease — its product is MPRTPVPPSTATATTPAGPRTLTRSIGVGGGTLLTLSCVTPASSLFVLVPPLFGDLGTGTALTITLAVLLCVGVAFCYSELGTLVPSAGGEYAMVTTVANRFAGWLTFMLSVIVILVVPPIIAIGVADYLAAAVAIDPSVAGAIVMLAATVMGLLNLRSNAWITGIFLVIELVAIFVVALLGFTHTSQSPAVLVEPSLGTGGIGPIAVIAGLAVALFVVQGFSTAVYLAEEMREPRRTVVRTVFWTLGVSALVILVPVVAITLAVPDAASLAGLDLSALVTSWSNSGVGVAISLCIAAAIVNAVIVMVIQNSRVLFASARDRAWPEPVNRAMSVVGRRYGSPWVATLVTGLSEAVLCFVPVDTLNGVTGVAVVALYLSVAAAALGARRAAHRKPHVWRMPAWPVVPVLAVAALVYILVEQSALDLGITTGVLLVAALYWWGYLRRRPERWVVTVPRD
- a CDS encoding aspartate aminotransferase family protein; its protein translation is MTTTADPAATVDAAALAQSARSNLWMHFTRHSAYDTTDVPVIVRGEGAYIWDARGKRYLDGLAGLFAVQVGHGREELAEAAARQTKQLAYFPLWGHAHPSAIELAERLAAASPGDLNRVFFTVSGGESVETAWKLAKQYFKLVGKPTKHKVISRALAYHGTSQGALSITGIPGAKADFEPLVPSTMRVPNTNFYRATEHADDYAAYGRWAADQIEQAIEFEGADTVAAVFLEPVQNTGGCFVPPPGYFERVREICDKHDVLLVSDEVICAFGRVGYDFAAKRYGYQPDIITTAKGLTSGYAPLGAVLASERLMDPFTRGATTFMHGSTYGGHPVSCAVALANLDLMEREDLYGHVLANESAFRSTLDKLTDLPIVGDVRGAGFFYGIELVKDKATKETFSAAESERVLRGFLSDALFEAGLYCRADDRAEPVVQLSPPLICDQRQFDEMEQILRDTLTQAWKLL